A stretch of the Vitis vinifera cultivar Pinot Noir 40024 chromosome 16, ASM3070453v1 genome encodes the following:
- the LOC132252672 gene encoding rust resistance kinase Lr10-like, whose protein sequence is MMFREAKLVALALFHTFLLAICAANGNQTCRPSSCGEIQNISNPFRLKGDPSGCGDPDYELVCENNRTMLNGARKGEKYYVADINYDHYTIRVVDPGVEKGNCLSTPLYLEWKGMTSTAVLMNCDQPISDGSYIPITPCNATSSSSQAYVYGLLGSESMEVGDIKYPCTISRTIITQFLKPGNLSMSDMQEMLLLGLELSFLRFRCKSECEVKGLDCDVNYGNYTVQCTKSPNFLTWFFLYIRYILGVDLFIEYFGFLGDGGIMTLSFGAILILQLMVMIIIGRAVIGILCLFAYLIYKFRRRHLSLDDDIEEFLHNYQNLRPIKYTYSDIKKMTYNFKHKLGQGGFGSVYKGKLRSGRIVAVKMLVMSKANGQDFINEVATIGRIHHVNVVRLVGFCIQRSKWALIYDYMPNGSLDKFVFLDQGNNIPLSWERLYKIAFGVGRGIEYLHQGCDMQILHFDIKPHNILLDEDFTPKVSDFGLAKLYSTDESIVSVTAARGTLGYIAPELFYKNIGGVSFKADVYSFGMLLLEMVGKRKNVNAFAEHSSQIYFPSWIYDRYDQEEDKEMGDATEDEKKYVRKMVIVALWCVQMKPMDRPSMSKTLEMLEGEIELLKMPPKPTLWSIENHEQSMVEVPISSSNSMGTISLNGR, encoded by the exons ATGATGTTTAGAGAAGCAAAACTTGTGGCGTTAGCGCTCTTCCACACTTTCTTGCTTGCAATTTGTGCTGCTAATGGAAACCAGACTTGCAGACCCTCTTCTTGTGGAGAGATTCAAAACATCAGCAACCCTTTCCGATTGAAAGGTGATCCATCTGGGTGTGGTGATCCTGACTATGAATTGGTCTGCGAAAACAATCGTACTATGTTAAACGGCGCCCGGAAGGGTGAGAAATACTATGTTGCTGATATCAACTACGATCACTATACCATTCGGGTAGTGGATCCTGGGGTCGAAAAGGGCAACTGTCTCTCAACTCCTCTCTATTTGGAGTGGAAGGGAATGACCAGTACAGCAGTTTTAATGAATTGCGACCAGCCAATAAGTGACGGCAGCTACATTCCTATCACTCCTTGCAATGCGACTTCATCTTCCTCACAAGCATATGTTTATGGACTACTCGGGAGCGAGTCCATGGAAGTGGGAGATATTAAGTATCCATGCACCATCAGCAGGACTATTATTACTCAATTCTTGAAGCCCGGCAATCTTTCAATGTCAGATATGCAAGAAATGCTGCTTCTGGGGCTTGAACTTTCATTCTTGCGCTTCCGCTGCAAAAGCGAATGCGAGGTGAAAGGGCTAGACTGCGATGTGAATTATGGCAATTATACCGTACAGTGCACCAAAT CTCCGAACTTTCTGACATGGTTCTTTCTCTATATCA GATATATATTAGGTGTGGACCTTTTTATCGAAT ACTTCGGATTTCTTGGAGATGGAGGCATAATGACTTTATCTT TTGGGGCAATCTTGATATTACAACTCATGG TCATGATCATCATCGGACGAGCTGTGATTGGTATTTTGTGCCTCTTTGCCTATTTAATTTACAAGTTTCGACGGAGACATTTATCATTAGATGATGATATTGAAGAATTCCTACATAACTACCAAAATCTTCGACCAATCAAATACACATATTCAGACATAAAGAAGATGACTTATAATTTTAAGCATAAATTGGGTCAAGGAGGTTTTGGCTCTGTGTACAAAGGAAAACTCCGAAGTGGCCGCATTGTAGCTGTAAAAATGTTGGTTATGTCAAAGGCTAATGGGCAAGATTTTATCAATGAAGTTGCTACAATTGGAAGAATTCATCATGTTAATGTGGTGAGACTTGTTGGATTTTGCATACAGAGATCAAAATGGGCCCTTATATATGACTACATGCCCAATGGATCTCTTGATaagtttgtttttcttgatCAAGGAAACAACATTCCTTTGAGTTGGGAAAGATTATACAAGATTGCATTTGGAGTAGGACGTGGGATCGAATACTTACATCAAGGGTGTGATatgcaaattcttcattttgatatcaagccaCACAACATTCTTCTTGATGAAGACTTCACACCAAAAGTTTCAGATTTCGGTCTTGCAAAATTATACTCAACAGATGAAAGTATTGTATCAGTCACTGCTGCTAGAGGAACCTTGGGCTACATTGCTCCTGAATTGTTCTACAAAAACATTGGAGGTGTATCATTTAAGgctgatgtttatagttttggaatgttgttaTTGGAAATGgtgggaaaaaggaagaatgtgAATGCATTTGCAGAGCATTCAAGTCAAATATATTTCCCATCATGGATTTATGATAGATATGATCAAGAAGAGGACAAGGAAATGGGAGATGCCACTGAGGATGAAAAAAAGTATGTAAGGAAAATGGTGATAGTTgcgctatggtgtgtacaaatGAAGCCTATGGATCGTCCTTCAATGAGCAAAACATTGGAGATGCTTGAAGGAGAGATTGAACTATTGAAAATGCCTCCTAAGCCAACTCTATGGTCTATCGAGAATCATGAGCAATCCATGGTAGAGGTACCAatttcatcatccaattccATGGGTACAATCAGCTTAAATGGAAGGTAG
- the LOC100853386 gene encoding rust resistance kinase Lr10-like yields the protein MYASAIFGFFLLVLVIIMLSRVYSSDKVERDNRVTFKKFLEDYEALKPSRYSYADVKRITSQFKDKLGQGGYGTVYKGKLSDEVFVAVKILNNSQGNGEEFINEVAIMGTIHHVNIVRLIGFCADRFKRALIYEYLPNESLEKFIFSRAIKNYLLSWKKLQEIAIGIEKGIEYLHQGCDQRILHFDIKPHNILLDHNFNPKISDFGLAKLCSKEQSAVSMTVIRGTMGYIAPEVLSRNFGNVSYKSDVYSFGMLLLEMVGGRKNIDVSVESSSQVYFLEWIYNHLDIGEELHIRIEEERDVEIAKKLAIVGLSCIQ from the coding sequence atgtaCGCAAGTGCAATCTTTGGTTTCTTTCTTCTCGTGTTAGTGATTATTATGCTTTCTCGTGTCTATAGCTCAGATAAAGTAGAAAGAGATAATAGAGTAACGTTTAAAAAGTTTCTAGAAGACTATGAAGCTCTCAAACCCTCAAGATACTCCTATGCTGATGTTAAAAGGATTACAAGTCAATTCAAAGATAAATTAGGCCAAGGAGGATATGGAACTGTGTACAAAGGAAAGCTTTCAGATGAAGTTTTTGTTGCAGTAAAAATCCTTAACAATTCTCAAGGAAATGGGGAAGAGTTCATCAATGAAGTGGCAATAATGGGTACAATCCACCATGTTAATATAGTTCGCTTAATTGGATTTTGTGCTGATAGATTTAAACGAGCTCTAATTTATGAGTACTTACCAAATGAGTCATTAGAGAAGTTCATATTTTCAAGAGCTATTAAGAACTATTTACTTAGTTGgaagaaacttcaagaaattgcTATAGGTATAGAGAAAGGAATTGAGTATCTTCATCAAGGTTGTGATCAAAGAATCcttcattttgatatcaaacctCATAATATATTACTTGATCACAACTTTAATCCAAAGATTTCTGACTTTGGTTTAGCCAAATTGTGCTCCAAGGAACAAAGTGCAGTCTCTATGACAGTTATAAGGGGAACAATGGGCTATATCGCTCCAGAAGTGTTATCTAGGAATTTTGGGAATGTGTCTTATAAGTcagatgtttatagttttggaatgttgttaCTTGAAATGGTTGGAGGAAGGAAGAACATTGATGTTAGTGTGGAGAGTAGTAGCCAAGTATACTTCCTAGAATGGATTTATAATCATTTGGATATAGGAGAAGAATTGCATATTCgaattgaagaagaaagagaTGTTGAGATTGCAAAGAAATTAGCAATTGTTGGACTTTCATGTATTCAATGA
- the LOC100853347 gene encoding rust resistance kinase Lr10-like isoform X1: MDRYLCLFLFLFLTLFVEMRGGRDECMTSNRCGDQGPLIQFPFRLKDRPHHCGYPGFELSCTENNQTMLDLPVSVKILVKKIAYKSREIIVQDPDNCLARQLRNFNLAASPFYFKFERDFTLFTCSSDKTESYGFQSIPCLSIPGNPVYAVHSSRYVEDMDLSSCRRLYSASAPSNRDYGDSMFNARAFSLKWSKSICGSCPGGGKICRLKKSNSTEQETECIKVKGVSKKIIVTGAIFGFFLLVLVIVMLYRVYSSDKVERENRVKVKKFLEDYEALKPSRYSYVDVKRITSQFKDKLGQGGYGTVYKGKLSDEVFVAVKILNNSQGNGEEFINEVATMGTIHHVNIVRLVGFCADRFKRALIYEYLPNESLEKFIFSKVVKNYSLSWKKLQEIAIGIAKGIEYLHQGCDQRILHFDIKPHNILLDHNFNPKISDFGLAKLCSKEQSAVSMTIVRGTMGYIAPEVLSRNFGNVSYKSDVYSFGMLLLEMVGGRKNIDVSVESTSQVYFPEWIYNHLDIGEELHIRIEEEGDVEIAKKLAIVGLSCIQWCPVDRPSMKIVVQMLEGEGDKLTMPPNPFASTVPTNLSKPGRVFQQELAIISELE, from the exons ATGGATCGATATCTctgtttgtttttgttcttgtttCTGACCTTGTTTGTGGAGATGAGAGGGGGCCGAGATGAGTGCATGACATCAAATCGTTGTGGCGACCAGGGTCCACTCATCCAGTTCCCTTTCCGTCTAAAAGACCGGCCACACCACTGTGGATATCCGGGATTTGAGTTATCTTGCACTGAGAATAATCAGACCATGCTAGACCTGCCAGTTTCGGTAAAGATCTTGGTGAAGAAAATAGCTTACAAATCCCGGGAAATCATTGTCCAGGACCCGGATAATTGCCTTGCGAGACAGCTTCGAAACTTTAATTTAGCTGCCTCCCCCTTCTACTTCAAATTTGAACGGGACTTCACCCTCTTCACTTGTTCCTCAGACAAAACAGAATCATATGGTTTTCAGTCCATCCCTTGCCTTTCTATCCCTGGTAACCCAGTTTATGCTGTTCATTCCTCCAGATATGTCGAAGATATGGATCTATCCTCTTGCCGTAGGCTTTACAGCGCTTCAGCTCCAAGTAATCGAGATTATGGGGATTCAATGTTCAATGCAAGGGCATTTTCTTTGAAGTGGTCGAAATCAATATGTGGAAGCTGCCCAGGAGGAGGAAAAATATGCAGACTGAAGAAGAGTAATAGCACGGAACAAGAAACTGAATGTATTAAAGTTAAAG gTGTATCGAAGAAAATAATTGTGACAG GTGCaatctttggtttttttcttctcgTGTTAGTGATTGTTATGCTTTATCGTGTCTATAGCTCAGATAAAGTAGAAAGAGAGAATAGAGTAAAGGTTAAAAAGTTTCTAGAAGACTATGAAGCTCTCAAGCCCTCAAGATACTCCTATGTTGATGTTAAAAGGATCACAAGTCAATTCAAAGATAAATTAGGCCAAGGAGGATATGGAACTGTGTACAAAGGAAAGCTTTCAGATGAAGTTTTTGTTGCAGTAAAAATCCTTAACAATTCTCAAGGAAATGGGGAAGAGTTCATTAATGAAGTGGCAACAATGGGTACAATCCACCATGTTAATATAGTTCGTTTAGTTGGATTTTGTGCTGATAGATTTAAACGAGCTCTAATTTATGAGTACTTACCAAATGAGTCATTGGAgaagttcatattttcaaaagttgtCAAGAACTATTCACTTAGTTGgaagaaacttcaagaaattgcTATAGGTATAGCAAAAGGAATTGAGTATCTTCATCAAGGTTGTGATCAAAGAATCcttcattttgatatcaaacctCATAATATTTTACTTGACCACAACTTTAATCCAAAGATTTCTGACTTTGGTTTAGCCAAATTGTGCTCCAAGGAACAAAGTGCAGTCTCTATGACAATTGTAAGGGGAACAATGGGCTATATCGCTCCAGAAGTGTTATCTAGGAATTTTGGGAATGTGTCTTATAAGTcagatgtttatagttttggaatgttgttaCTTGAAATGGTTGGAGGAAGGAAGAACATTGATGTTAGTGTGGAGAGTACTAGCCAAGTATATTTCCCAGAATGGATTTATAATCATTTGGATATAGGGGAAGAATTGCATATTCGAATTGAAGAAGAAGGAGACGTtgaaattgcaaagaaattagCAATTGTGGGACTTTCATGTATTCAGTGGTGTCCAGTGGATCGTCCTTCCATGAAAATTGTGGTTCAAATGTTGGAAGGAGAAGGAGACAAGTTAACCATGCCTCCTAACCCTTTTGCTTCAACAGTTCCAACAAACTTGAGCAAGCCAGGTAGAGTTTTTCAACAAGAGTTGGCAATAATTTCAGAACTagagtaa